The genomic region tacaaATGAGCCGTATCACTCACTAATATCGGTTACaataaactgtttgataactaaagcagagaaaaaagaaaaagaaaaaaaaaggaaaaaaagagccaaacaaaaaaccaaactCTTTCAACACTAATACCATAACAAACTCACACCACAACTCAcgtaataaggcaaattttctcaggatcgtaacttttgatgagtaacactaaaactaaattttataatttatcttATCAATTTGataactattttcattttttaagtgtTCTCTCTACTTTAATTTAGTAAATGTAAAATCACAAAATGAATAGCCTACAAgtgttattttatttgaaattgtgtGCCCCCTAAAATTTTTCGCCCCGGTCAAGTGCCCCCTTAAAAATATCTCTGGTGAGGGGaaaggttaaaaataaattgctagTACAAGCAAAGTGTCTTTTTTTTGGAATCTCATAAACTTTCGCTATTCTTATTGACTTCTTGGTAAAGGATTAACGCAGGGTATCTCCTCCACCCTCCCTACCCCAGGCACCCTTTGAATTAGCAGTAAACATACACATAAAACATTGCTAAATTAACATGTCTGCTCATAGTTACTCCCATCAAACTTTAACCTAATCAAATTTCAACCCTATTGAATAGTCTAGAATACATATTTTCATTTGGCATTTCCACTACATCAAAATCAGACTATTGCTGTTctcaaataaaattagtttcgaattcattgaaaaggattTGACTAGTTCGAATGTCTCCATTTCataattcttaaagagttaaagaggctgcgtcccaaagtcgaaccttaaaacgtacaggaattagaagaggcagtgggggggctgccgccccccaaacccccagcttttaaagactcttttgtacaggttttttgtttttttgctaaccccccgctcttggcttcggaaaggccctcttttaatttacaaaaaattgaaatgaatgaataatggaataacttcgaaaaatgttaaacacaagaggacaggagaaccattgcgccgaaactagtaattagtaacaatgaagtccccccacaaaaaaaacctgtacaaaagagtctttaaaagctgggggtttggggggcggcagccccccaactgcctcttctaattcctgtacgttttaaggttcgactttgggacgcagcctctttaactctttaagaaaacgaagtttttttcatattatttctgtacgtttttctacaatccatggtggatgtaatttaataattcctgtactcctcgtacaggaattaggagaggaacccccccccctccccccccgcttttaaatcattgtataaaatagaaaaaaaaatagatagaatgaccgaaatgtttcttttgctcataagaagctaatattctgttatctctcaaatgataagctgtccaggtgttatcaaaatttgtttgatgttgtgaaaaaaaaccgcccgtaagggacttgaacccttaacccgaggattaaaagtctcacgctctatcAACTGAGCTGTTAACTTCacgtgtgtaaatataacttctcaataagttttaaaaatttcaaattaacatgggctcttatggagagaaatccgttaattaaatagctaatgcgtggtttctggaaaacagggaaggagttatcggatcgagctgaaatttcgcggataagctcctgggccgtaggggaccttaacttgtgaatttcagcccgatcggacaacgttaaaaggggggggggggttggagggtcgaaactttcggggggttaagattttcctacgaaactttccaggaaaattactcggagaattccgcatcgaatgagtcttcgtacacccaggtccgatgtcggatgtgacctgtaggcgtctaggaaaaaaaagtaaatgaattttaagtggctatgcgtggtttctggaaaacagggaaggaaatttcgcagataagctcctgggccctaggggaccttaacttgtgaatttcagcccgatcggacaacgttaaaggggggctggggttgacgggtcgaaactttcggccagattttccccatgaaggaaaagttggagggggatgaaattttgcaggtttcttagttggagctcgggctacgaaatgcatccctccccatccctctgcaaccactggaaccgaagatcgcttaacattgtcgtgtgtcgcctctttatagaggcacgagtgtgcctccttgacggTCAAATTTCTctatttgacatttagaagcaGTTAGAAGTGAACGGCGCCAATAAATATTAGCCAATCAGCGTTCAAGGTTGCATTTCCCTTGAGTCAAAGTCGGTGGATGCTTGAAATATCAGTTGGGGAATTCTCTCAGATAAGAAGGGTAGTTCAAATCGTGAATATAATGTTCGAATATCAGACCCCTGGTATATTGCAGCTAATTAGTGGAACGCGAACAGGGTATAAGCTGGTTCAAGAAAATGGTCAGCGCATATATGGCGGCCCGCCACCAAACTGGATGGGGCCCCCTCCTCCCAAATGGAGTGAAGTTTTTATTGGCAAGCTTCAAAGAGATATTTTCGAAGATACACTAGTTCCGATTTTTGAAAGAGTAGGATTTATTTATGAAATGAGGCTGATGATGGATTTCTCTGGAACAAATCGTGGCTTTTGTTTTGTAACTTATTCAACCCCGGAGGTGGCAGCCAGGGCTGTGAAGGAACTTGATAGATTTCCAATCCGTCCCAATTATCGTCTAGGAGTCACTGTTTCGATTGACAATTGCAGACTGTTCATTGGGGGCCTACCTAATGATAAAAATCGAGAAGAAATCTTTGATGAAATATCTCGAGTTACGGAAGGAGTTGTTGATGTCATTTGCTACCCTGGTATTGCTGACAAATCCAAATCGCGAGGCTTTGCATTTGTGGAATATGAGAGCCATAAAGCGGCAGCGATGGCACGTCGCAAATTGCTGCCACAAACAATTCTTTTGTTTGAGCAGAGAGTAGCAGTCGATTGGGCTGAGCCTATGGTCGGTGACGAAATCATGAAAAAtgtaagtttaatttttgttatggACTTAATCACAGATTCTAATGATCCATTTTCTGTTTCATAGGAGCTTCGACCCTCTCCCAGTAGGGAcaggaaaaaagttaaaatcttAGGCTATATGAGGGGATTTTTGTGTCTTAGAAAGTAGCCTAGACAAGTTCTAGTAGAGCTGGGATAGCCTAAGAAACTCAGGAATGACAGAGCCTTAATTAGGCTACTCCCCattttcaggctcctatctctAGTTCTCCGTTGTTTCTAATGCTTAAGAGAAATTCCcttgaaaggggggggggggaggtagttAAATATACTTCAAAAGACATTACGGAATATAGCCTAGATTAGACACTGGACCATCCCCTGAAAGCTAttacaaattatcaaataataaacatttcggtaaaattctagttaattgacttcttgctatctcggaaagggtttgagaatgaaactctcagggatgggtctacaggctaaagtatgtcccgggaaggtattttaaagtacccacctccactccttcttcctctagagggccctgaaatatgcctacatgacaggtctatacatattgaaattttgacaaaacaacattttaccttaattttcagttactagttgttttttttttctgcctttagttctgaaaatgcaattcctgttatttgagtagaattttgagccatatcaatgttttttttttcaagatttaggaaatgtatttgcatatctttaaaaccttataaaatggaattgagcaaaattatgaagctgaaaacaattttgttgtacttcaattaagcagaacatctaatttgcaaggtttcacttttataacacacatatttttaaaggtcatcaaaggtcagggccttctagagggagaaggagtggaggtagttgcttcaaaataccttcccgggacatactttagtctgttgagtcatccctgaaagtttcattttcctagcctaaaccctttctgagataggaagaagtcaattaactaggaTTTTACCAACATTTCTTTATTGTGGAGCCcactgaaaaaaaggtaaaattctagttttgctgtttttaactattttggAAAGGCTTAAGGTTGGGGAAAAATGAAACTCTCAGTAAtaaatccagggccaaaaacatattCCGGGAAGATATTCCCAAGCTCCAATGCTAACCCTCTTCTGACTTCCAAGTCTAAAGAAACTTGCCTAGTCTACTTGACAGGTCCTatcgaaattttgacaaaatgaccCTTTACCTTAATTGTCAGTTAGCAGTTTCTTTGGTCAGTGCcggaacaatttttttgggtcatgaaactattgttaatagatgcattttgactttttgaacattttttctctcttgcaaaactaccagaAACCcactgttatggagttattgtatatttgcacattagggggggagggagggtaaagcatagcatatattaaatacagcaatggttagtttgcgtatttaatatatgctatgctttatccccacccccctaatgtgcaaatatatagcccatatttgtttctaaactattaaagATTCGCGATTTTCAAATATCCGATCAACGaaacggaaatgattgcaattctgtatgtataaatacaagaatatttgggccggaATAACTCCTTAACGGTGagttgcggtagttttgcaagagagaaaagatgttcaaaaagtcaaaatgcatctattaacaatagtttcatgaccctaaacaattgttcaggtaatatcaacattgaccctagaattttaccaaaaaaaattcagtagatTACCACGCCTGCCTTGCCCCTAGGACTTCTTCAACAGCCCTCATTTTAGCTTCAAGTGAGGTGGTATTAGGCTACTTTTTGTCTCCCCTGCACTTGTTGAGGTTGATAGTTTATTTCCTCGGCCTAATATAATAGGCCTAGTCTTCTTTGGAAAATGAGGCTGAATGAATAATTACATCTTTACCTTTTGGCTAAATTTGCCTATCATCCACAGCCGTTCAAAGGGAGGAGGGGTGACCAGGGAAAGCTTCCCTGGACGCTGTAGCTGGGGGTACAGCTTGAGAGTTGACCAGTggtcaaatttttcactttgattcggcttgttttgtttatatttgactTGGGAGGGGGGATGCTGTGATTAATTTTTCCCCGGACGCCACCGACCCTCAGAATGGCTGTCCTACCATCCTCTCAAATTTGATctagtttatttgaaattaaggtaGGCTTTAAGCCTAGAACTGGGGTTGTTCAGagggaaacatgttaagaaaacaattcttacttcataatatgcagtaTAATAgttgttaaaatattttgactgcCGTTCCACTATACATTATCCCaacctaatgtgcaaatactatatcccaaattatgtatttcccaCCCATTTTGCTGTGTGTCATTCTTGGTTCAACCCGTGCACcctaaaattgaatcaactcTGACGAAATCAAGAAACGGTAAAACATATAAATTGATtattttgggctatatattttcacattgggAGGAGAGGTTCAAGTGCAGATATGGATAAACCCGTTCAGAGGGTTGGTGCTGCATGGGGAAATATTAATTGCATCGCCCCCTTCCTgctcaaaaataagcaaaacaaaagccgaatcaaagtgaaaaatttgatcaatgGTCAGCTCCCCAGCCAAGGCGCTCCCAACCACAGCGCCCATAGGAGCTTGCCCTGCTCCCTCCCCCTTTGAATGGCTCTGGATGGTAGGTAAGTTTAGCCTAAGAGATAAAAAAGTGTTAATTGATTTAGCCTCATTTGGCAAAACAGCAGAGTAGGATCTAAAGTCTCAACCTAAGTAAATACAGGGGAGACAAAAAGGAGGCTAATATCATCCCACTTGAAGCTAAAATAAGGGTCGTTTAAAGAAGTGGAGGCAATGCAAGATTACTGCGGTCCACGGTGCTCCAGGGAGCCGTGCCAAACACTGAGAAATACTGATTCAAGGTAATGATGTGACAGGAATCAGATAAGAAAATAGGTAATATACCATGTACATTCTCCACTTACTGCTCTAATATAAAACCGTAACTGCGCCATAGCCCTCCTCTGTCCCCCTGATGCGGCTTATAGTCCTTGACTATCCAcaaaagttttctgtttttgctTAAGTGGCTTTATTTTGCATTATGAATCAACTGTTGATGAGAAATAAACATCAATAAGCAACTTTTGTGTATAGCCTAGGCGTATATCTGGTCcggttagggggaggggtggatGGTAGAGACGCTATTGCAACGGCAGTGATTGctatatttgaaaagagcatCAAATGGAGAACCTAAtggtatacattttttttcctttctaatTTCTGGCGTATAATAAACCATAGtaggaattgttttctaacttcacactgtccaaatattttacccccctccctaatttttttaattttcactcttattttcacttgaattgggaaaaattgTTCCAATTTtactttcccccccccctcagaattttgatgaaattacgccactgggcAGATTTCCAAAGGTTAGGCTTTTTGCACACCTATTTTGGGCCAAACTAAAAGCAGGTCGTTCTGAATGAAAGAGGTCTCAAACAGTCCGTAGTAatctcaaacagttcgtggtaacgaactgtagtaaggagcgacccggctcaatagtaacaaaaaccctaaaaaatggaattttgataccaatagctacatcaaaagaatcgcatttttatgcttattttaaatatataagtttcatcaagtttagtcttacccatcaaaagttcagagcttgagaaaatttgcgttattttagaaaatagggggaaacacccactaaaagtcatagaatcttaacgaaaatcacaccattagattcagcgtatcagaaccctactgtagaagtttcaagctcctatctacaaaaatgtggaattttgtattttttgccagaaggcagatcacggatgcgtgtttatttgtttgtttgtttttgtttttgtttttttgttttttttttcccaggggtgatcgtatcgacccagttgtcctagaatgttgcgagagggctcattctaacggaaatgaaaagttctagtgccctttttaagtgaccaaaaaatattggaggggatcctaggccccctcccacgctaattattttcccaaagtcaacgggatgattttctagcattattaaaaaaaataatgaaaaaataaatagaaaaagttttttcaactggaagtaagaacaacattaaaactgaaaacgaacagaaattattacccatatgaggggctcacctcctcctaatacgcCGCTCTTtgcgccaaagtatttttagtaatttcaactatttattctacggcttttgtgattcaggggtcattcttaatgaattgggacaaaatttaagcttcagtgtaaagagcgaggtactgacgagggggcgaaccccctcatgtgtgtaataaaaacataagaatataaaacttctttacgtaagctaatttataacttacgtatatcttttactaataaagagatttgtaaaaaaataaaagttctagttgtctttttaattaaccaaaaaatcggagggcaactaggcttcctcccccgctcttttttctcaaaatcattcgatcaaaattatgagaaagccatttagccccacccccctaaaaaaaaaatctgcaaatttcgttttaattattcctctgcggagagccaaaatcaaaacatgcattgatttaaaaacgtccagaaattaaataaaaaaaaaagtttttttttaactgaaagtaaggaacgacattaaaacttaaaacgaacagaaattacttcgtatatgaaaggggctgcttcctcaccaacgccccgctctttacgctaaagttatttaatgttttaaaacgatgagctgagagaaagagtcaaacattagcgtaaagagcggggcgttggtaatttcatatacgaaataatttctgttcgttttaagttttaatgtcgctccttactttcagttaattttatttaaccaaGGAAGGATTTAATGGAAATAGTACCTTCGCCAGATGTGATAAAGAGTGGAGCCTAGAATAAATTGAAGTTGAGAACTCTGTGTTAGCCGCTGGCGGCTTTGTTGGTGTGATGGGTGGTTAGTTGCAATAGTAGCAGGGGCTCAAAATGTAATTAGAGATTAACTGATGCTTGTGAGTTCTGGTACTAGTGAAAAAGAACACAAGAACAAAAGGCAACAAAATACGTGATTGAAACGTTAAAGTTACGCCAACATGTATGAGAACTTTTAGTAGAATTGTCCATTGAAatgctataatgaaagaagggTTAAAATGGCTAGGTCTTGTTTTACGGATGAAGCGTTATAGATTGCCAAAGAATGCACATTTTTCTCTTCCATCTTGACCCGACGGAAAGATAGCCGTTTCTGAACAGGGGTGGAAAGAGgttataaaaagatttaaatgcAACTGGAATTTCATCGGACGAGGTAAACTGTGAAGTTCTGAACAGATTGGGATAAAGGGGGAGCggctgtgttggccttgggTGGTTTACTGATGCAGTGagctattagtagtaatagtagttggcTATGTCATTGATAAATTGCTTCGATGTTTCATCACacttgttgtttttcaaaggaaaaaaacccaaaattaagaggaaagaattttatttgccaaaCTTGACAGGTGTCTGGACATTGCTTCTACGCAATCTCCTAAGCCTTAGAAATAGGGATTGAAAACTTTCCACCATATTTGGTGGACGGACAGTCctgtaatttgggctatagatCCATTTCTGAAAGTTGCACTCACCTAACTCCTGGTTTGACCAGAGAAAATAAAACGCTTGAGAACAGGGACATTTTTTGAATAGTTTCAACTTTTGGTTTGCCTGTCAGCCAAAACACGACAGAATTGTTGTCGATTTAGCTTATGATTCTCTTATTAATTGGTGACACAATTTTTGAGAAGAATAATGCCTCTAGTGTGGAATTACATAACTTCAACAATCACGTACATCAGGAGGCGTGTGCCAAGTGTGTCAAGCGTGGTTGTTAAAACTTATGGGGACTGTGGCACGTGTGGTGGATTTGTGTGGCACTACGAGATGCACGCCAGATGATGGAAAGTGGCCtctgtttatttcaatattGAATCTGAACGTTTTATTCACCTAGTTAAAAACCTTCCCAAAATAGCGAAGATACCCTAAACTCTGCAGTTCTACCCCCTTGCAATTCCGATGTCCTTGAAACGGGTCTCAAGCACCCCGGAGGTAGCGGTAGAGTCCACTTTGAGATGAATAGTCGGAGGTGAGCATACCAAATGGGGAATACTAAGGTTAATTTTGCTGTTGCGtgaattttaaatacaaaataatcataCAAAATAGCTACACGACACCTAAAATGTTTTTGCAAGGTATTATTTGGATCTCAGGTAATAGAATAGGCTGTCGAGTTATATGGCATTGTGAAATTTGACAATGGAAGATCAGGTGACACTTGAGATTGTATGTTATATCAAAAGGTCAGTTCTAATGTCGGAGTCTTTTTccatttgtatttttctccCAGGGTTTGGATTTggctgaaaatttttcatttgaacaGATTGCTTAAGCTGAGCAGCAATGTTGAGCCGAGGAACATTTGGTTAAATTGGATAATACATTTCTGTAACATGCACATAAATGTTAAAAAGATGAGTCAAAATAcccttatatttaaaataaagtactAGCATAAGATTATTATGGATTTGCATTATCGAaggaaattattcaaatttgacAGATAGCAAGTTCTTACATTTCTCCTAAGATCACCACAGGGGTTCAGTGGCGTCAGTTCACCAAGATGTGAcggggagggggcaaaatttatttcataaaatcTAATGGAgcaatttgctgttttttgtaatttttaatgaaaatactaatacagtattttgcaatgaaaatatcctaaaatatatttttctaaaccTAGGAGGAGGCATACAAATTTAGAGGGGCAAGTTCACCTCCTGTCTTATACCCGAATTAACACCAGCCATCAAAAGACTGTATTTTGTCTGACTTTTGAACAGTATATGTGAGTAACTTCCTCAAAAATTTAAGTGGGAAATGaagtttcttaataaaattctaGCCCAGGGCGAAACATGAACcatgttttttgtttctgttctaAAGTTTTTTCCGAAAATTCTTTCTCAGTTATATGTGGTGATATAGGAATGGTTCTATACAAGTTTCGTCAATTGTTAATAATAGGTGTTATGTAAGTTCTCATATATAACGAATTAATTGTGAAAATCAAACCCCTTTTTGGGATTGTTTCCTCCTTATTctgaaattatgcaaatattacTGTGCTAATAAGTTACGATGggtaaatttaaagaaataaaggtagttgtcggttattggaaacacctaagaaatgaagttaggttaatcctaatgaaacaacaaaatatgatgataaaatcatactttagaaacaaaattatggaaacctaacataacctaaccagtccccccttaatgtgtaaatatatagcccaactTATACAAGTCCAGTGCATTCTAAGTTTAAggcatttggtaaaattctagtttagtgacttcatgctatctcggaaaggggttaggttagaaaaatgaaactttcagggatggggctactggctaaagtatgtcacaggaagatattttaaagtacccacctccactccttcttcctctagagggccgaagatctattttgcaaggtttcacttttataacacacatatttttaaaggtcatcagaggtcaggaccctctagaggaagaaggagtggaggtgggtactttcaaatacc from Artemia franciscana chromosome 5, ASM3288406v1, whole genome shotgun sequence harbors:
- the LOC136026795 gene encoding probable RNA-binding protein 46: KKQNLISINMRTGYKLVQENGQRIYGGPPPNWMGPPPPKWSEVFIGKLQRDIFEDTLVPIFERVGFIYEMRLMMDFSGTNRGFCFVTYSTPEVAARAVKELDRFPIRPNYRLGVTVSIDNCRLFIGGLPNDKNREEIFDEISRVTEGVVDVICYPGIADKSKSRGFAFVEYESHKAAAMARRKLLPQTILLFEQRVAVDWAEPMVGDEIMKNVSLIFVMDLITDSNDPFSVS